One window of Desulfarculus baarsii DSM 2075 genomic DNA carries:
- a CDS encoding FAD-dependent oxidoreductase: MAGARAARGGFVLEARRAGGEVESLAAGWVVNCAGLWADDVARLIDPACRERIDPMRGEAAWFRRGARPGLDVARMNVYPTPRRVRLPGGEYWTVGVHLTPTLLPAGPEGGAARLSDVVSVGPLNFAARGKGDLAGEHRPMEEFRAQVAGYFPQLRAADLRPYQVGVQARLAGRQDWHVAADPNHRRWINLLGIDSPGLTSCLALAEHVGGMLAA, encoded by the coding sequence GTGGCGGGCGCGCGGGCGGCGAGGGGAGGATTCGTGCTGGAGGCGCGGCGGGCCGGAGGGGAGGTGGAGTCCTTGGCGGCCGGCTGGGTGGTCAACTGCGCGGGGTTGTGGGCGGACGATGTGGCGCGGCTGATAGACCCGGCTTGCCGGGAGCGCATCGACCCCATGCGCGGCGAGGCGGCCTGGTTTCGGCGCGGGGCGCGGCCAGGGCTGGATGTGGCGCGGATGAACGTTTATCCCACGCCGCGCCGGGTGCGTCTGCCCGGGGGCGAGTATTGGACGGTGGGGGTGCATCTGACGCCGACGCTTTTGCCGGCCGGGCCGGAGGGCGGCGCGGCGCGGCTGAGCGACGTGGTCAGCGTGGGGCCGCTCAACTTCGCGGCGCGGGGCAAGGGCGACCTGGCGGGGGAGCATCGGCCGATGGAAGAGTTTCGCGCCCAGGTGGCCGGCTATTTTCCTCAATTGCGCGCGGCGGACCTGCGGCCCTATCAGGTGGGGGTGCAGGCCCGTTTGGCCGGCCGGCAGGACTGGCATGTGGCCGCGGACCCGAACCACCGGCGCTGGATCAACCTGTTGGGCATCGACAGCCCCGGCCTGACCAGTTGCCTGGCCCTGGCCGAACACGTGGGCGGGATGCTGGCGGCGTGA
- a CDS encoding ABC transporter substrate-binding protein — MKKGLLFLALAALVCLTMQPLAATAAEEIPVGGIFDITGATSKVGADYAKGVRAACDYVNSLGGVNGRMINLESADYAYAIPKALNLYKKYVNVNKVFVIQGWGTGDTNALTPKLKKDEVIFMSASYDANLTNPANNPYNFFIGTDYSTSIRLAMQFAKDNGAKKVLFCYPDHPYGRAPIAAGKEYAQMLGLEIGPDEMVDLTATDATQQLLRMKKFAPDYVWLGGTTPSCAVVIKGAASILPEAKFLINCWGFDSNLPLLAQGAAEGRAFGILPVVPYGADVPGMKAMMAWTKGEPHTLHFVKGWVSVLVMAEGLKRAGDKLSGPGLKAALETLTDFETGGLCAPITYTSTDHRPNTTCGIGAIKDGKVVVLVGKVSMPREAKYIGN; from the coding sequence ATGAAAAAAGGTCTTTTGTTTTTGGCGCTGGCGGCCCTGGTTTGCCTGACTATGCAGCCCCTGGCCGCCACGGCGGCCGAGGAGATTCCCGTCGGCGGCATCTTTGACATCACCGGCGCGACCTCCAAGGTGGGGGCCGACTACGCCAAGGGCGTGCGCGCCGCCTGCGACTACGTCAACTCCCTGGGTGGCGTCAACGGCCGCATGATCAACCTCGAAAGCGCCGACTACGCCTACGCCATCCCCAAGGCGCTCAACCTCTACAAGAAATACGTCAACGTCAACAAGGTCTTCGTCATTCAGGGCTGGGGCACCGGCGACACCAACGCGCTCACCCCCAAGCTCAAGAAGGACGAAGTGATCTTCATGAGCGCCAGCTATGACGCCAATCTGACCAACCCCGCCAACAACCCCTACAACTTTTTCATCGGCACCGACTACTCCACCTCCATCCGCCTGGCCATGCAGTTCGCCAAGGACAATGGGGCCAAGAAGGTGCTCTTCTGTTATCCCGACCACCCCTACGGCCGCGCGCCCATCGCCGCCGGCAAGGAATACGCTCAGATGCTGGGCCTGGAGATCGGCCCCGACGAGATGGTCGACCTGACGGCCACCGACGCCACCCAGCAATTGCTGCGCATGAAAAAGTTCGCCCCGGACTATGTCTGGCTGGGCGGCACCACGCCATCGTGCGCGGTGGTGATCAAGGGCGCGGCCAGCATCCTGCCCGAGGCCAAGTTCCTGATCAATTGCTGGGGGTTCGACTCCAACCTGCCCCTGCTGGCCCAGGGCGCGGCCGAGGGCCGGGCGTTCGGCATTTTGCCCGTGGTGCCCTACGGCGCCGACGTGCCGGGCATGAAGGCGATGATGGCATGGACCAAGGGCGAGCCCCACACCCTGCACTTCGTCAAGGGCTGGGTCTCGGTGCTGGTCATGGCCGAGGGCCTCAAGCGGGCCGGCGACAAGCTCAGCGGCCCCGGCCTCAAGGCCGCCCTGGAGACGCTCACGGACTTTGAAACCGGCGGGCTCTGCGCGCCCATCACCTACACCAGCACCGACCACCGCCCCAACACCACCTGCGGCATCGGCGCCATCAAGGACGGCAAGGTGGTCGTGCTCGTCGGCAAGGTGAGCATGCCTCGCGAGGCCAAGTACATCGGCAATTAA
- a CDS encoding branched-chain amino acid ABC transporter permease — protein sequence MPCGLFFETYEKDEAIFQTTFLRVAMAAFAVLLLAFPFFSDWLSGLTNLYWLGIMTHICIFVLGAQGLNLLTGFTGQISLGHGAFMAVGAFTAGVLHMDLGWNFLLAILAGGLMAAALGMIFGVPSLRLRGLYLAIATLAAQIIIIWLLRGVFEAGAVEVSDATLFGFSFDTDQRKYYLCLFFAALGTLYLKNLMRTRTGRAFVAVRDRYLSAEVIGVNLFKYRILSFGISSFMVGLAGGLWAFTENAVTDEAFGVALSVKYLAYIIVGGLGQVTGAIFGVTFLELLHWLLEVPTDALSRIFPNIFEKLASLREIVFGLIVIVFLIFEPDGLSARWRTIRSYWKLWPFSY from the coding sequence ATGCCCTGCGGGTTGTTTTTCGAGACCTACGAAAAAGACGAGGCCATCTTCCAGACCACTTTCCTGCGCGTGGCCATGGCGGCCTTTGCCGTGTTGTTGTTGGCGTTCCCGTTCTTTTCCGACTGGCTCAGCGGCCTGACCAATCTTTATTGGCTGGGCATCATGACCCACATTTGCATTTTTGTGCTGGGGGCCCAGGGGCTCAACCTGCTCACCGGCTTCACCGGCCAGATCTCGCTGGGCCACGGCGCGTTCATGGCCGTGGGCGCCTTCACCGCCGGCGTCCTCCACATGGACCTGGGCTGGAACTTTCTGCTGGCGATCCTGGCCGGCGGGCTGATGGCGGCGGCGTTGGGCATGATCTTCGGCGTGCCGTCGCTGCGCCTGCGCGGGCTCTACCTGGCCATCGCCACCCTGGCTGCCCAGATCATCATCATCTGGCTGCTGCGCGGCGTCTTCGAGGCCGGCGCGGTGGAGGTCTCCGACGCCACGCTCTTTGGCTTCAGTTTCGACACCGATCAGCGCAAGTACTACCTGTGCCTGTTCTTCGCGGCCCTGGGCACGCTCTACCTGAAAAACCTCATGCGCACGCGCACGGGCCGGGCCTTTGTCGCCGTGCGCGACCGCTATCTTTCGGCCGAGGTCATCGGCGTCAATCTGTTCAAGTATCGCATTTTGAGTTTCGGCATCAGTTCGTTCATGGTCGGGCTGGCCGGCGGGCTGTGGGCCTTCACCGAAAACGCCGTCACCGACGAGGCCTTTGGCGTGGCGCTGAGCGTCAAGTATCTGGCCTACATCATCGTCGGCGGCCTGGGCCAGGTGACGGGGGCGATCTTCGGCGTGACCTTCCTGGAGCTGCTGCACTGGCTGCTGGAGGTGCCCACGGATGCGCTTTCGCGGATATTCCCCAATATTTTCGAAAAGCTGGCCAGCCTGCGCGAGATAGTCTTCGGCTTGATCGTAATCGTGTTTCTCATTTTCGAGCCCGACGGGCTCAGCGCCCGCTGGCGCACGATCCGTTCGTATTGGAAGCTGTGGCCGTTTTCTTATTGA
- a CDS encoding AMP-binding protein, whose amino-acid sequence MAQTHVKAKEPGVDIGQATLPALLARNAARFGDERAALREKEFGVWRAVGWRTYHRRVKDLALGLAAMGFGADDSLAIIGDNRPEWLYAELAAQSLKGRPLGVYQDSILTEVAYVLRHAEARFVVAEDQEQVDKILDMSDELPLVQRIIYTDPKGLRSYDDPRLMAIEQVEELGRRFERDNPGHYERSVERLRPDDVALIAYTSGTTGFPKGSLLTHANMLKMALNLAAVDPKLPDDEFVSFLPLPWIGEQMMSVSSALAVGFTVNFPEEPETAMADLYEIGPNVVFAPPRVWEQMARSVIVKHMDATWLKRLIYRFCMPIGYQMADFHFEKQPPSPAWRALYALSWLLLFRALKDRLGLANVRSASTGGAALGPDVFRFFHACGVRLKQIYGQTEISGISCIHRNGNVDFVSVGEPIPETEVRIDDPDPQGVGQIVSRSPALFCGYLKNDQATCETIIDGWLHSGDAGYLTDDGPAWCASTGSRI is encoded by the coding sequence TTGGCCCAAACTCATGTCAAAGCCAAGGAGCCCGGCGTCGACATAGGCCAGGCCACCCTGCCGGCCTTGCTGGCCCGCAACGCCGCCCGTTTCGGCGACGAGCGGGCGGCTCTGCGCGAAAAGGAGTTTGGCGTCTGGCGGGCGGTGGGTTGGCGGACCTATCACCGGCGGGTCAAGGACTTGGCCCTGGGCCTGGCGGCCATGGGCTTTGGCGCCGACGACTCCCTGGCCATCATCGGCGACAATCGGCCCGAGTGGCTCTACGCCGAGTTGGCCGCCCAGTCGCTCAAGGGCCGGCCGCTGGGCGTCTACCAAGACTCCATCCTCACCGAGGTGGCCTATGTGCTGCGCCACGCCGAGGCTCGCTTCGTGGTGGCCGAGGATCAGGAGCAGGTGGACAAGATACTGGACATGAGCGACGAACTGCCCCTGGTCCAGCGCATCATCTACACCGACCCCAAGGGCCTGCGCTCCTACGACGATCCGCGCCTGATGGCCATCGAGCAGGTCGAGGAGTTGGGCCGCCGTTTCGAGCGCGACAACCCCGGCCATTACGAACGCTCGGTGGAGCGCCTGCGGCCCGACGACGTGGCCCTGATCGCCTACACCTCGGGCACCACGGGCTTTCCCAAGGGCTCGCTGCTGACCCACGCCAACATGCTCAAGATGGCCCTCAACCTGGCCGCGGTCGATCCCAAGCTGCCCGACGACGAGTTCGTCTCGTTTCTGCCCCTGCCCTGGATCGGCGAGCAGATGATGAGCGTGTCGTCGGCGCTGGCGGTGGGCTTCACGGTCAATTTTCCCGAGGAGCCCGAGACGGCCATGGCCGACCTCTACGAGATCGGGCCCAACGTGGTCTTCGCCCCGCCCCGGGTCTGGGAGCAGATGGCCCGCTCGGTGATCGTCAAGCACATGGACGCCACCTGGCTCAAGCGCTTGATCTATCGCTTTTGCATGCCCATCGGCTATCAGATGGCCGACTTTCACTTTGAAAAGCAACCGCCCTCGCCGGCCTGGCGGGCGCTCTACGCCCTGAGTTGGCTGCTGCTATTTCGCGCGCTCAAGGACCGCCTGGGCCTGGCCAACGTGCGCAGCGCCTCCACCGGCGGCGCGGCCCTGGGGCCCGATGTGTTTCGTTTTTTCCACGCCTGCGGCGTGCGGCTCAAGCAGATCTACGGCCAGACCGAGATCAGCGGCATAAGCTGCATCCACCGCAACGGCAACGTGGATTTCGTCTCGGTGGGCGAGCCCATCCCCGAGACCGAAGTGCGCATCGACGACCCCGACCCCCAGGGCGTGGGCCAGATCGTCTCGCGCTCGCCGGCGCTGTTTTGCGGCTATCTGAAAAACGACCAGGCCACCTGCGAGACGATCATCGACGGTTGGCTGCATTCCGGCGACGCCGGCTACCTGACCGATGACGGCCCCGCCTGGTGTGCATCGACCGGGTCAAGGATTTGA
- a CDS encoding ABC transporter ATP-binding protein, with the protein MPGSSSALHPPAGPPGGQTPILKIEDLHLRFGGLAALAGVGFEVAFGVIQAIIGPNGAGKTCILNCICRFYHPQRGRVIFMGQDISRLPTHAVAGLGIARSFQNIELFKGMTVLDNIKLGRHAHLKSGFLSGGLYLGKARREEMAVRAEIEEKIIDLLEIESIRKKVVGALPYGLQKRVELARALAMKPKLLLLDEPMAGMNLEETEDMARFILDINQEWGVTVVLIEHDMGVVMDISDDVVVLDFGTKIAQGPPAAVARNPHVIQAYLGADDAAHSKLGV; encoded by the coding sequence ATGCCCGGTTCAAGCTCCGCCCTTCATCCGCCGGCCGGCCCGCCCGGCGGCCAGACGCCCATCCTGAAAATCGAAGACTTGCATCTGCGCTTCGGCGGCCTGGCCGCCCTGGCCGGGGTCGGCTTCGAGGTGGCCTTCGGCGTGATCCAGGCCATCATCGGACCCAATGGCGCGGGCAAGACCTGCATCCTCAACTGTATCTGTCGTTTTTATCATCCCCAGCGCGGGCGGGTGATCTTCATGGGCCAGGACATCTCGCGCCTGCCCACCCACGCCGTGGCCGGCCTGGGCATCGCCCGCAGCTTCCAGAACATCGAGTTGTTCAAGGGCATGACGGTGTTGGACAACATCAAGCTGGGCCGCCACGCCCACTTGAAAAGCGGTTTTTTGTCGGGCGGGCTCTACCTGGGCAAGGCCCGCCGCGAGGAAATGGCCGTGCGCGCCGAGATCGAGGAAAAGATCATCGACCTGCTGGAGATCGAGTCCATCCGCAAAAAAGTCGTGGGCGCGTTGCCCTATGGCCTGCAAAAGCGCGTGGAGTTGGCCCGCGCCCTGGCCATGAAGCCCAAGCTGCTGCTTCTGGACGAGCCCATGGCCGGCATGAACCTGGAGGAGACCGAGGACATGGCCCGCTTCATCCTCGACATCAACCAGGAGTGGGGCGTTACGGTGGTGCTCATCGAGCACGACATGGGCGTGGTCATGGACATCAGCGACGACGTGGTGGTGCTGGACTTCGGCACCAAGATCGCCCAGGGCCCGCCGGCGGCGGTGGCCCGCAATCCTCACGTGATCCAGGCCTATCTGGGCGCCGACGACGCGGCCCATTCCAAGCTGGGCGTCTAG
- a CDS encoding pterin-binding domain-containing protein, whose protein sequence is MIIAADNLTTSRPSVRRAVENRDEAFIAALCQKAAAAGAHWLDVNPGYLAPAKRAEVWRFLIETAEKACSLRLILDPPEPETLAVALAFCSRPPVLNMATAQAERLDPVVALAAAHDLPMIAATIDRAVPLGADERLALAAHILGRAQAGGVDPEKLYLDPMVMPLALQDGQTHAKAVLETLRALPYLAAPAPRGFIALSNLTTKSAGADTRFAGGPFLAAAFGAGLHAVMLDALDPALMAMARLCQVFDGQRVFAAAECRPPA, encoded by the coding sequence ATGATCATCGCCGCCGACAACCTCACCACCTCGCGCCCCTCGGTGCGCCGCGCCGTGGAAAACCGCGACGAGGCCTTCATCGCCGCGCTGTGCCAAAAAGCCGCCGCCGCCGGGGCTCATTGGCTCGACGTCAACCCCGGCTATCTGGCCCCGGCCAAGCGGGCCGAGGTCTGGCGCTTTCTGATCGAAACCGCAGAAAAGGCCTGTTCACTGCGCCTGATCCTCGATCCGCCCGAACCCGAGACCTTGGCCGTGGCCCTGGCGTTTTGTTCGCGGCCGCCGGTTTTGAACATGGCCACGGCCCAGGCCGAGCGCCTTGATCCCGTGGTGGCCCTGGCCGCGGCTCACGATCTGCCCATGATCGCCGCCACCATCGACCGCGCCGTGCCCCTTGGCGCCGACGAGCGCCTGGCCCTGGCCGCCCATATCCTGGGCCGCGCCCAGGCTGGCGGCGTCGATCCCGAAAAACTCTACCTCGACCCCATGGTCATGCCCCTGGCCCTGCAGGACGGCCAGACCCACGCCAAGGCCGTCCTGGAAACCCTGCGCGCCCTGCCCTACCTGGCCGCGCCGGCCCCGCGCGGCTTCATCGCCCTCAGCAACCTGACCACCAAATCGGCCGGGGCCGACACCCGTTTCGCCGGCGGGCCGTTTCTGGCCGCGGCCTTTGGCGCCGGCCTGCACGCGGTGATGCTCGACGCCCTGGACCCGGCCCTGATGGCCATGGCCCGCCTGTGCCAGGTATTTGACGGTCAGCGGGTCTTCGCCGCCGCCGAATGCCGCCCCCCGGCCTGA
- a CDS encoding acyl-CoA synthetase family protein: MCIDRVKDLMRLRGGARFSPMFIENKLKFCPYVVEACVLGHERDYVTALICIDYKHVGKWAEERRLVYTTYSDLAAKAQVYDLIEKEVVRVNRILPEAARIQKFLLLYKEFDPDDGELTRTRKLRRRYIAERYVNEIEALYQDVGSVRVESEIRYQDGKSATIVSDLHIRGLKPLDQYRLEAERKWWQFWKPVH; this comes from the coding sequence GTGTGCATCGACCGGGTCAAGGATTTGATGCGCCTGCGCGGCGGGGCCAGATTTTCGCCCATGTTCATCGAAAACAAGCTGAAGTTTTGCCCCTACGTGGTCGAGGCCTGCGTGCTGGGCCACGAGCGCGACTACGTCACGGCCCTGATCTGCATCGATTACAAGCACGTGGGCAAGTGGGCCGAGGAACGCCGCCTGGTCTACACCACCTACTCCGATCTGGCGGCCAAGGCCCAGGTCTACGATTTGATCGAAAAGGAAGTGGTGCGGGTCAATCGCATTTTGCCCGAGGCCGCCCGCATCCAGAAATTCCTGCTGCTCTACAAGGAGTTCGACCCCGATGACGGCGAGCTGACCCGCACGCGCAAGCTGCGGCGGCGCTACATCGCCGAGCGCTACGTCAACGAGATCGAGGCGCTCTATCAGGACGTGGGCTCGGTGCGGGTGGAGAGCGAAATCCGCTACCAGGACGGCAAGAGCGCCACCATCGTCAGCGACCTGCACATCCGCGGCCTCAAGCCCCTGGACCAATACCGCCTGGAGGCCGAGCGCAAGTGGTGGCAGTTCTGGAAGCCGGTGCACTGA
- a CDS encoding tetratricopeptide repeat protein, giving the protein MAKNKRKGKTAAPRRPAQRTRPAQPATSPADQATVVDQALADPNIDKAALDQLAAKYMAAKDYDQACRVFKRASQLRPDDPQPLTDMATSLAMTGRLDEARRAMGRAVGLAPDNPKYLANMAKVMIMQGDLTAAREVIDRAMPLADEKRAAELRGLLGLCAQTPAGQAQAVAPSPSPWPPAQVAAPTAPAHADTVQRQPRRPTPLVAASRPLNILFVQEAPCIRNYKTASALRARGHKVCLAYTRATLSQMYKGLSDEVYDRCVRLTNNRHLWDISAKFDLVHCHNEPDVLTVAALAGEAPVIHDTHDLISLRAGGDQNLAFFEGVANRGAHGRVYTTPYQRDAALALYGVKGPSLVFYNYASAGDLPKRFLPKLSAQDGQTHIVYEGGIGGNGHRDFIDLFAQLTQGGLHVHVYPVHFDQAMHQRLSAIPRMHYHQPVSPTEIMEVMSQYDIGIIPFNIVKGNKQFLDSTIANKLFEYLAAGLPVLASPLQSYVDFFKLNNVGKVFHDAAEAIAATPELLRIAASQDLTAHAKTYDGEITRLEDFYIQIIDSFHAGEAAPSQAALETATPPSVTEWLGGAFGFSQ; this is encoded by the coding sequence GTGGCCAAAAACAAGCGCAAAGGCAAAACCGCGGCCCCGCGCCGCCCGGCCCAACGGACGCGGCCGGCCCAGCCCGCCACCTCCCCGGCCGACCAGGCCACGGTCGTCGATCAGGCCTTGGCCGACCCCAACATCGACAAGGCCGCCCTTGACCAGTTGGCCGCCAAGTACATGGCCGCCAAAGACTACGACCAAGCCTGCCGCGTGTTCAAACGCGCCAGCCAACTGCGCCCCGACGACCCCCAGCCCCTGACCGACATGGCCACCAGCCTGGCCATGACCGGCCGTCTGGACGAGGCCCGGCGGGCCATGGGCCGCGCCGTCGGCCTGGCCCCGGACAACCCGAAATACCTGGCCAACATGGCCAAGGTGATGATCATGCAGGGCGACTTGACAGCCGCTCGTGAAGTCATCGACAGGGCCATGCCCCTGGCCGACGAAAAACGGGCCGCCGAGCTGCGCGGCCTGCTGGGCCTGTGCGCCCAGACGCCAGCCGGCCAGGCCCAGGCCGTCGCACCGAGCCCAAGCCCGTGGCCGCCGGCCCAAGTCGCCGCGCCGACCGCGCCGGCCCACGCCGACACGGTCCAGCGTCAACCGCGCCGGCCCACGCCGCTGGTCGCCGCCAGCCGCCCGCTGAACATCCTTTTCGTGCAGGAAGCGCCCTGCATCCGCAACTACAAGACCGCCAGCGCCCTGCGCGCCAGGGGCCACAAGGTCTGCCTGGCCTACACCCGCGCCACCCTCAGCCAGATGTACAAGGGCCTTAGCGACGAAGTCTACGACCGTTGCGTCCGGCTGACCAACAATCGCCACCTGTGGGACATCAGCGCCAAGTTCGACCTCGTCCACTGCCACAACGAACCCGACGTCCTCACCGTCGCCGCCCTGGCCGGCGAAGCCCCGGTCATCCACGACACCCACGACCTGATCTCCCTGCGCGCCGGCGGCGACCAGAACCTGGCCTTTTTCGAGGGCGTGGCCAACCGCGGGGCCCATGGCCGCGTCTACACCACCCCTTACCAGCGCGACGCCGCCCTGGCCCTCTACGGCGTCAAGGGCCCGTCGCTGGTCTTTTACAACTACGCCTCGGCCGGCGATCTGCCCAAGCGCTTTCTGCCCAAGCTCTCCGCCCAGGACGGCCAGACCCACATCGTCTATGAAGGAGGCATCGGCGGCAACGGCCACCGCGACTTCATCGACTTGTTCGCCCAACTGACCCAAGGCGGGCTTCACGTGCATGTCTACCCGGTGCACTTCGACCAGGCCATGCACCAGCGCCTGAGCGCCATCCCCCGCATGCATTACCATCAGCCGGTTTCGCCCACCGAAATCATGGAGGTGATGAGCCAATATGACATCGGCATCATCCCCTTCAATATCGTCAAGGGAAACAAGCAGTTTCTCGACTCGACCATCGCCAACAAGCTCTTCGAGTACCTGGCCGCCGGCCTGCCCGTGCTGGCCTCGCCCCTGCAAAGCTATGTGGATTTCTTCAAGCTAAACAACGTCGGCAAGGTCTTCCACGACGCCGCCGAGGCCATCGCCGCCACGCCGGAGTTGCTGCGCATCGCCGCCAGCCAAGACCTCACCGCCCACGCCAAGACTTACGACGGCGAGATCACCCGCCTGGAAGATTTTTATATCCAGATAATCGACTCGTTCCACGCCGGCGAAGCCGCGCCGAGTCAGGCCGCCCTCGAAACCGCGACGCCCCCCAGCGTCACTGAATGGCTGGGCGGAGCCTTCGGCTTCAGCCAATAG
- a CDS encoding deoxyguanosinetriphosphate triphosphohydrolase family protein: MPGHDLLRLRQELELREQAALSPLACPSVAALRRRLDPVSDSGHRLAFAVDADRVLHSLAYTRYIDKTQVFSLVDNDHISHRVLHVQLVSKIGRTVGRLLGLNEDLIEAIALAHDLGHPPFGHDGEGYLSALCQEHGLGPFLHNVQSVRFLESVERGGRGLNLSLQVLDGVLCHDGEVCDNRLTPWPGKDFAALDAELAAKQADPGLSLRPMTMEGCVVRLCDAVAYVGRDLEDAINIGLIDRDDLPAEVARTLGRTNGAIVYRLVEDLAQNSLGRPHLAFSDEVGQALAQLKRFNLERIYLNPKIKTQHHKIAEIYRHLFEQYLGDLGGQRRQSPVFAHFLDAMDDDYRQATPAAGVVRDFISSMTDDYFLRCYRRLVWPERLPSRFGASG; the protein is encoded by the coding sequence ATGCCCGGCCACGACCTGTTGCGCCTGCGCCAAGAACTCGAACTCCGCGAACAAGCCGCGCTTTCGCCCCTGGCCTGCCCCAGCGTGGCCGCCCTGCGCCGTCGGCTAGATCCGGTCAGCGACAGCGGCCACCGCCTGGCCTTCGCCGTCGACGCCGACCGCGTCCTGCACTCGCTGGCCTACACCCGCTACATCGACAAGACCCAGGTCTTCAGCCTCGTCGACAACGACCATATCTCCCACCGCGTCCTGCACGTCCAACTCGTCAGCAAGATCGGCCGCACCGTGGGCCGCCTGCTGGGCCTCAACGAAGACCTCATCGAGGCCATCGCCCTGGCCCACGACCTGGGGCACCCGCCCTTTGGCCACGACGGCGAAGGCTATCTCTCGGCCCTGTGCCAGGAGCACGGCCTGGGGCCGTTTTTGCACAATGTCCAGTCGGTGCGTTTTTTGGAGAGCGTCGAGCGCGGCGGCCGGGGCCTGAACCTGTCGTTGCAGGTCTTGGACGGCGTGCTCTGCCACGATGGCGAGGTCTGCGACAATCGCCTGACGCCGTGGCCCGGCAAGGATTTCGCCGCCCTCGACGCCGAATTGGCCGCCAAGCAGGCTGACCCAGGCCTGAGCCTACGGCCCATGACCATGGAAGGCTGCGTGGTGCGCCTTTGCGACGCGGTGGCCTACGTGGGCCGCGACCTGGAGGACGCCATCAACATCGGCTTGATCGACCGCGACGACCTGCCCGCCGAGGTGGCCCGGACCTTGGGCCGCACCAACGGGGCCATCGTCTACCGCCTGGTGGAGGATCTAGCCCAGAATTCGCTGGGCCGGCCCCATCTGGCCTTCAGTGACGAGGTCGGCCAGGCCCTGGCCCAGCTCAAGCGCTTCAACCTGGAGCGCATCTACCTCAACCCCAAGATCAAGACCCAACACCACAAGATCGCCGAAATCTATCGCCACCTCTTCGAACAATACCTGGGCGACCTGGGCGGCCAGCGCCGACAGAGCCCGGTTTTCGCTCACTTCCTCGACGCCATGGACGATGACTATCGCCAGGCCACGCCCGCCGCCGGCGTCGTGCGCGATTTCATTTCCAGCATGACCGACGACTACTTTCTGCGCTGCTATCGCCGCCTGGTCTGGCCCGAGCGCCTGCCCAGCCGCTTCGGGGCGTCGGGCTAA
- a CDS encoding branched-chain amino acid ABC transporter permease, whose amino-acid sequence MENLFGLIITGLAIGSVYALVAMGFALIYKSTSIINFAQGEFVLVGGYVALWLYTDLRGLAFEALAQARPEVFAALSPAGWQLVVVAAAFLLTIVAGLVMVLALERLILRPMIGEPIISVIMVTIALATVLKGLVTLIWETQIRNFDPPIFQQQDGLRLGVITLPGVYLWIFFFAALFLVSFALFFKFTRVGVSMRAVAADQQVAQSMGISVKTVFAISWSIGAVVAVVGGMLVGNINGVNIELSHFGLTVFPAVILGGLESVGGAIIGGLVIGLVQYLGPELVGQAVALYNRAFDAALVTPGNLEAVLPFVVLIAILMVRPYGLFGIKEIERV is encoded by the coding sequence ATGGAAAACCTGTTCGGCCTGATCATCACGGGCCTGGCCATCGGCAGCGTCTACGCCCTGGTGGCCATGGGCTTCGCCCTGATCTACAAATCCACCAGCATCATCAACTTCGCCCAGGGCGAGTTCGTGCTGGTGGGCGGCTACGTGGCCCTGTGGCTCTACACCGATCTGCGCGGCCTGGCCTTCGAGGCCCTGGCCCAGGCCCGGCCCGAGGTTTTCGCGGCGCTGTCGCCGGCGGGCTGGCAACTGGTGGTGGTGGCGGCGGCCTTTTTACTGACGATCGTGGCGGGCCTGGTGATGGTGCTGGCGCTGGAGCGCCTGATCCTGCGGCCGATGATCGGCGAGCCGATCATCAGCGTGATCATGGTCACCATCGCCCTGGCCACGGTGCTCAAGGGCCTGGTGACCCTGATCTGGGAGACCCAGATCCGCAACTTCGACCCGCCCATTTTTCAGCAGCAGGACGGCCTGCGCCTGGGCGTGATCACCCTGCCCGGGGTTTATCTGTGGATCTTTTTCTTCGCGGCGCTGTTTTTGGTGTCGTTCGCCTTGTTTTTCAAGTTCACGCGGGTGGGCGTGAGCATGCGGGCGGTGGCCGCCGACCAGCAAGTGGCCCAGTCCATGGGCATCAGCGTCAAGACGGTCTTCGCCATAAGTTGGTCCATCGGCGCGGTGGTGGCGGTGGTGGGCGGCATGCTGGTGGGCAACATCAACGGCGTCAACATCGAGTTGAGCCACTTTGGCCTGACGGTCTTTCCGGCGGTGATCCTGGGCGGGCTGGAGTCGGTGGGCGGGGCGATCATCGGCGGGCTGGTCATCGGCCTGGTGCAGTACCTGGGGCCGGAGCTGGTGGGCCAGGCCGTGGCGCTCTACAACCGCGCCTTCGACGCGGCGCTGGTCACGCCGGGCAACCTGGAGGCGGTGCTGCCCTTCGTGGTGCTCATCGCCATCCTGATGGTCAGGCCCTACGGCCTGTTTGGCATCAAGGAAATCGAGCGGGTCTAG